The Castanea sativa cultivar Marrone di Chiusa Pesio chromosome 4, ASM4071231v1 sequence ATTCTCCCTTTGGATTAACTACcgacacaatttttattatataatcacAATTTACGAAAAAAATTGTGACTCTAGACTTTATTGAAGAGTATATTCAAAGGACAAAATATTAGGAATATTACAGTTTATATGGGTAAACATTCTCtaccacaaaaaagaaaaagaaaatcatgttaTAATTCTTAAgaactctttttaaaaaagaaacagacACACATGCACAAACAAGGGggagaaaatgatattttaacacaaaaacacaccATAAACTCCAATTAAGTCTTGGTTTTGCAACCATTCTTTATTTTTGACAAACAAGTCTACAGCCACCAACCTAACCTTTTGTTTTATCAACAATCCTATTAATATACCCAATTTCAAGTTGTTAACTTATGATGAGTCTTGACACTGGAACGTAATATCATATTTACATGGGTCTATCACTAATCAATTATATGTAATAATCACAACTTAATACATTAATTGTGTACGTAAAATTAGGTATTTCCCTAAATTTATTGTTGCTTTTAATGATCGAAGATAGTCAAAGCATGTGAATAGTCCACAATCCTACCCATAGCCACGTCAGTCAAAGTCAGGTCGCATATCTTAATCCATTTCCGGACTCCAGATTACTACTTGTATTGTGCCATCAAGCTCTAATGGTGTGATATCATAAtcatttttttgagagagaaatatCATAATCTTTTTCACTTTGAACATTGAATTGAAGAGCCAAAAAAAGTTTGATAGGATTATGGGATAAAAGTAGAAATAAGAATATTTAACTACCACAGTCATTTGGTCCTGGGACTAAtgtcaggtttttttttttaattttatttatttatttattaatttcagGTATTGTTATTCCATTTGATCAAAATTTTGACTACATAATCCTGAGCATTTGATTACATAATCTGTGTACACGTTATTTACAACCCATTCCCTATAATGTACACCCTCTGTTTAACTTGTATATACGATGTTTTAATTTCTTGGTGTTAACAATAAGGTTTATAAAGTTACAAACTACTGTGTctctaatcacaaaaaattaatttacatatttatttgtttatgttttttgtgtaacaatattcatatttattaccctttttttttttttggtaataaaattgGGGAAAATACTAAACTTATTgacaattttacaataaaaggCTAACAAATTGTTGTTGAGATTTCTTTTTGTAGAAGTTCTgttagaataataaattttacacttaaatattttgtaattagtGTCACAACACTTGAGCAAAATACACAAAGTAGTTCTCAATGAAAGTAGGttaaaagttttattaatacttaaaaaattacacatgcataatctataaataaataaaaataaaaaaacattaaacacACTTTGCTATACACAATCCAAAGCAAAATCAAGGAGACAACATTAAAAACATATCACCTAAAAGgctaaaagtaaaagaaagagtTGATACATTCGAGAAACTTAGAaggtgtttggtacatgtgtttgaaaatatgtgttttgttgtttaaaaacatTAGTGAAAATACGagtggatgaaaaagtgtataaaaatatgtataatattgtttaaaaactgaaaatgtgtATTTAAGTGGGTATATCATCCCTTATTTCTCTTTTTGACAGTCAAAAACAACAACTCACCTACTAAAGTGAGAAAATCATCTCTTTCTTATTTGTAGTCTATCACTCCACCTAAGCTAGTAATTAAAGATGTGCAAACTTACCTAATTACGCATATGTTAAATgctttaaaacaaattatccGTTTTACTAGAGTTGGTACTTTGATAAGCATTTCAAAAActtaaggaaaatgttaaaacttttttttttttttttgagaaacggaaaatgttaaaacttaaaactatttttaattttactacaAGAGCTTTATATTTGATATGGTAATAAATGTGAGGGATGCCATAAAATTTTTTGCATAGGTCATATAAATTAATGTATCACTTGTGGGGGGTAAACAACTATTGAATAAACAAGTGGGCTTTGGGCCTAGTCGGTTGGTAacagtttgtttttgtcaagGGGGCTACTAAGTGCACGAATCAGCCTACACTgcagaggtccgaggagttgtccatCTCGTCGGACAATTCCGGCGATGACCATAGGACTTGCCAGTAAAGCTAAAGGCAGAATTCCGGAGAAAGCtaatgggtaagagggtgatccaggCACCCTCTAGAAGTAAGGACgtgagaaaaatatataaagaaaatgctgcaacctccacattaaagaccctgcacctatctctctgaccgcattaatggagaaatgacctctaaaTAGTAGAATCTAGCCTTCCTGCTATTGTTTGAAAACTTCAAGAAGGTAGcaaatgggacaagtatctaagaggaagatttgtatgacacgtggaggaGCCAGTAAAGAAGAAGTATGTAAGGAGgcaagagaggaaagagagagggatCTGCACTTTTTGCTAagaaaaaataggaactaaggattgtaaactTGGGCCtggaaagagaatatttatatgaatcgttctcggcttacgtccgagaagatctatttatcatatttgttcatcatttgCATAGATTATAACGTTCTAGCCTATTAATCGAACTTCCAACATCTCAAACCTAGACTTCAAACTCATATTCTACAaactttattgtataaggctcattgggtctgagcccaaaatttatttttgggtccaaatacaattgtgcacttacatcactaattataaaaaataaaaaaatattaaacactcATTGATTATCATATTAAAGTTGCACCAATCAAATTTATTATCACAtcagtttttaaaacttttgtaataattttaacatttaccataaataaaattttgaattagattTTTATGAATGGtaatacatgattttttttttttttttttaatgagaatcGATGGTAATACATAGTAATAAGAAGGTAATACTcttctataaaaatatatatataataaaaataaaaaataaaataaatctataaTATCTGTAGCTGACTcggctcttttttctttttctttttttaatttttgctgaGAGTAGCTGACTCGGCTCCACCTCTGTACTAGCTTTGGGATTGCATGGGAGCCAAGCCAACAGGATCAGAAAAGTCTCGAACAATCCAACCACGTATCTATCTTCATAGATGCTACCTTCTTCGGATAAACAAAATGTACTAGCTAGCCTGGCAGTACCTGCGTGTCTTATACTACAATAATAGAAAGCAGAGACCAATCTTACTGGTCAAAAATAATATCATAGATTTTCTACTGTATAATAATCAAACTGGTCAAAAACCATATCATAGGTTTTCTACGCTTTCTAAAAAGACACGCTCATATATAGTAATATAAATAGCATTCCCCATCTGGGTTTAAGTTGTACACGTTCTTTCACCATATTCTCTGTATCTCAGTCTCTGATTTTGATTTATCTTAGTCTCTTTCACAAGTTTTTGTTAACCCTTTTCATCAAAGCAAAAAGTCTAAGTAGTGCTGGTGGTGTTGGTGGTGAAAATGACGATCACAGCCACACCGTGTGTTAAGGATGGTTGTCTCATGGTGAGGGGCAAGGTGGTGCTGACCGGAGTGCCTGAAAATGTTGCTGTTTCTCAGGTTGGCTCCGGGGACTCGGCTTTCTTGGGTGCAACTTCAACTACTTCATGTTCACGTCATGTTTTCAGCCTTGGTGTTCTTGAGTGagtttctgttctttttttgcCTTTACATTAGTTTTGAtaagaaattgtgaatttaatcacttaaccatttAAACTACTGATTTTCCAAAATCTTAAGCTGATAGGAAAACAAATTTCCATCCTGAAATTTCTTTGCATGCTTTTCTATATTTTCCTTTCATGATATGTTTGGATGGTAAGAATGTGCATCTTGGAAAAGGTATAGCAGAATGTTGATACAACAGCAttcaaacccaaatcccaagtttttggtaatttttttttttaatgattttttagcTATTGCTTGTGGCATTTTTCTCATATTCTAATTGATGAATCAAATTAAATAGTAAGACTGTGTTTCAAGGAATTTGGAAAGATGTGTCAGGTTGAGTACTCATAGAACAGAATATTTTCATTCTGACATGGTGAAAGACTAAAAGTTATATGAAAGAAATCAAGGACTTGTaatgtaaaatattaaatgttacTATTACTGGTATCATCCTCAAAGGGAAAAATCTATGTTACTGAGAGTGGTGCAAGTGACTATTAAATTCTGTTTGGTGAAGTTCAATGTGAAGGTATTTAGACATTGCTTTGTCCTGTTTATTATAGTTTGACATGAAAAACATATGGCCTTCGCAGGGGAGGATACAAGTTCTTGTCTCTCTTCAGAGTAAAAATCTGGTGGATGATACCACGTGTTGGGAAATCGGGTAGTGAAATTCCACTGGAAACGCAAATGCTTCTCTTGGAAGCAAGAGAAGAGTCTGCCCTGCATGATGAGATTTCTTCTGATCCAAATTATTCTGAAAACACCTTCTACATTCTTTTCTTGCCTGTGTTGGAAGGACAATTTAGGACAAGTTTGCAAGGGACTCCTGCAAATGAGCTTCAGTTTTGTGTTGAAAGTGGTTCGTCAGCTCTTctattagcttctttttttctttagttttcaTATGATgaactaaattttattttgatcctgGTTTGCTTTTTTGCTGTTCTAATTTCTTCAGGAGATGTCAATGTTCAAACCTCCCAATCATTGGAAGCAGTATTCATTAATTCTGGGGACAACCCATTTGAGCTCCTTAAAAATTCTATCAAGTATGTTCACTTAATTGGCCTTTCTTATATTGTGTGCCTATGTAAAGTAGTCAGTTACATATTCTAACACTTCCACATGTATAATGATGTAGGATACTAGAGAAGCAAAAAGGTACTTTTAGCCACATTGAAAACAAGAAGGtaataaaaaatccaaatacttTACCATTTTGAGAGCATGTGTATATTGCATTCCAATTAATTAACCTATTGTGATTGGATCAGTAGATGCCAGCCCACTTGGACTGGTTTGGATGGTGCACTTGGGATGCTTTCTACACTAAAGTCAGTCCACAAGGGATCAAAGAGGGTCTTCAAAGGTACTATAAGAAAGTCATATGTACTTGAGTCAGTTATTTGAATAAAAGGTGCACCAATTAATCCGAAACTTAATccataatttaattattgttcTATCTTGTATTCTGAATTCTTCAGTTTCTTGGAAGGAGGCTGTTTACCTAAATTTCTGGTCATTGATGACGGATGGCAAGAGACAGTAAATGAGTTCTGCAAAGAAGGTGAACCGTGTATTGAAGGGACACAGTAAGTCTTCCTTCTTTTACAAGTTCATTTACCTTCTATAAACTAGAAGCAATCTGTATCAGTTTGTTTATCATCCACCTTGTTTCTTTGGTTGGTCCATAGGTTTGCAAGCAGATTGGTGGACATCAAAGAAAACAATAAGTTCAAGAGTTCGGGTTCAGATAATACATGCATTGATCTCCATGATTTTATTGATTCAATCAAAGACAAATATGGAATAAAGTAAGTTTTCCAATCTGGATGTGGAATTATATTTCTGTTTAAGATCTAGTTAAAACTTTTAGTAATTTTGACCATGGAGACTTAATTATCTATTCAGATTTGTTTACGTGTGGCATGCTTTAGCTGGTTATTGGGGTGGTGTGCTTCCATCATCGGAAACAATGAAGAAGTACAATCCAAAGATTGCCTATCCAATTCAGTCACCTGGTAACACAGGGAATCTTAGAGACATTGTCATCGACAGCTTAGAAAAATATGGAGTAGGGATTATAGAGCCCCAAAAAATCTTTGAGTTTTATAACGATCTCCACAGCTATCTTGCAAGCTGCAGTGTGGATGGAGTCAAGGTTGATGTTCAGAATTTGATAGAAACCTTAGGTACTGGGGTTGGTGGACGGGTGTCATTGACTAAATGCTATCAAGAAGCACTTGAGCAATCTATTGCAAGGAACTTCAAGGACAATAACCTGATTTGCTGCATGAGTCACAATTCAGACTCAATCTATAGGTTTGCCTGCTCTCTTGatttcatacacatataatcTTATGTTACAAAGTTGGAATGTAGTTtctcattgattttttttgctttcagTTCAAAGAAGAGTGCAGTTGCAAGAGCATCAGAGGATTTCACGCCAAGAGAACCAACATTTCAGACTTTACATATTGCTTCTGTGGCTTTTAATAGTCTTCTTCTAGGGGAGATTGTGGTGCCAGATTGGGACATGTTCCAAGTAAGATTTGCTACACATATATAATTCCCTGCAGACCAAAGAGCTGCAGTAACTTGTTTTGATTGATAAAATTGCTGAATCATTTATTCTATAGTACTCATAACAAGACATTCAAAATTGACTTGACATACTGATAGATACTTGACCCACATAATTATCCAACATCTAGTGCATTTCTACAATGTAGTGGAAGCTTAAAACCATGTGGGTTGCAAAATCTAAAGTGTTTGTCTTTCTTTATTCAGAGCAAACATGATACAGCTGAATTTCATGCTGCAGCAAGAGCAATAGGTGGTTGTGCAGTATATGTAAGGTGAGACACAAAAGCATtgattttgattaaatttacaTGTCTTTGAAAGAGAATGATATTTTATTCTTAGCTTTAATTCTCCAATGGTGATGAAGAAAATTCTTATGAGTATTCAATTTCAATACAGTGACAAGCCTGGCAAACAGGATTTCAAAATTCTCCGAAAGCTAGTATTGCCTGATGGGTCAGTTTTAAGAGCTAGATATGCAGGGCGGCCTAGTCGAGACTGTTTGTTTATAGACCCAGTTATGGACAGGAAGAGGTAAAGTAATTTCCTAAGTTCTTATTTTCTCAATCTGagactaaattattttttcaatttaaaatcagTCTCTTAATTACTATGCACATTGACTATTTGCAGCATGTTGAAAATATGGAACTTGAATAAGTTATCTGGGGTCATAGGTGTTTTTAATTGTCAAGGAGCCGGAAGTTGGCCACTTAAAGAAGTAGCTCAAGATATTTGTAATGCCACATCTACTTCTTCATCCATCTCATGTCATGTGAGTCCTCATGATGTTGAATTTCTTGAAGAGGTAGCTGATGAAAGTTGGAATGGAGATTGTGCAATATATGCCTTTAATTCAGGTTAACTTTCTAGTCCATGTTAATTTGACCAAACAAATTGCGTCCAAAATCAATTTCTCTAGAATAACATCAAGTCTATTATATTTCAGGATCTCTTACCAAATTGCCAAGGAAAGGTTCACTTGAAGTGTCCTTGAAAACTCTTACATGTGAACTTTATACCATCTCTCCAATCAGGGTAAGTAGTTTAACCAACATTTATTTCCTATGAATTTTCTTACTATTTAGGTCAATGCAAATCATGTCCTTTATTTTGTGAATAGGTTTTTGGTAATGATCTTCTCTTCGCTCCATTGGGACTGCTTGACATGTATAACTCAGGAGGGGCAGTAGAAGCTCTGAACTGCACCAAGGATCTTTCAAGTTGCACAATAAAAATCAAAGGGCGAGGCTGTGGCCTGTTTGGAGCCTATTCAAGCACCAAACCAAAATGTTGTATGGTAAATATGAAAAAAGAGGAATTCACTTACAATGTTGAAGATGGATTATTGACAGTTAAACTTCAAGGTGAATGCAAATTAAGAGACATTGAGTTTGTCTATTGAGGTGTCTATGTCTGAGGAATTTTGCAATGATTGAAGGACTTTGAAGGGTTGCAAGTGAAGAATATAATGTGCTTATCTGTTGTAAACAGATTTAGATAGAATGTATAATAATGTAAACAACTTGTTTACttgaataaaaacaatattgatGTTAGCCAATTTGTTTTTCCCCAAAACAGGAATTGATCTGGATCTGTTTTTATAATTTGTGGGAGTTATGCTACAATCTCTAATAGATCAAGCATGGTAggaaaatttttcttctttattgcTGGGCAAATGAGAAATATCATTAGTGCATAAGTAAGCCAAATGGTTAATATTCTTTTGTGTGTGATtgaacaatttttgaaaaataataataacaacgaTACATGCCGCAGTTTTTCAATTTGGTGAactaaaagaaaagatataaaaatatttctaccTTAAACGCTGACTAGTGACATTAAGATGATACCATTAGGATGTGCATCCAAATCAATTTGTACCTTAGCTACAagggaattttattttatgatactAGGTTACCACTATAGATAAAAATTTTGCCATAGTCATTACAAATCTCATTTGAGTGTGATTGCACTAAAGCTTGTGGTATTCCATCTATAGATAGTCCAGCATAAGGAATTATTCTACTCTTCCAACTTGGCAGGAAGCCTTTCTTTTTTACCTTATCTTTTTGGACAATAATACCATTTCTAtttatcaatatttaatttttaattttgggatGGTAATAGGTTTTCTAGGTCACCTGAGATTGCGACCTTTTCACAACTTGGTTGGTCACAAGATGATTGTGGCTTTGCTGGTCGCAAGATAGTCGCAACTTACCTAGTCCGCACTTTGATCCCTGCATTTTGCCACGTGTTACTCGCGAGCAAAGCAGGTTGCCTGAGGTCGCGAGATAACTCTGAATACACGTTTCACAAAATGCAAAGAGGCTCAAGTACATTCTACCTCAAATACAATTAAGTCTCAGAAGATACATTAAaagatcaaataaaatatatacaaatttgtcactaaataaagaaaaaataataataaaattttcactcTCTAATCAAAGTTAACCCATGGAAATCATTTACTAGTAACTTCGATTATTTTCTAGCTACGTGTGCTACGATTAAGCAAAACATGAAGACTAAGATTAACATGTGGCTTCACAATTGCCAAAAATATTAGTTTcatcaaattctaaaaaatgtagGTCTCCTATATCATATGTCATTAGGTGTTTAAAACAATAAGAAGCTCAAAACAAAAGCtggattataaaataaataactaaagaaAAATCGAGATTGTTccagaaaattaaaaagttataaagCATATGAAAAAGGCTTACATCACAGGCCTGAAAATACAAGACAAactgaaaacaaataataaagaaaaaattctacAAATCAAAGTTAAAGTATCTAGGGCATATCCACTCAAATTGTTGCTTTCAGTGAGAGAAGTAACTTCTTCCTagaaagttgaaatttttgCTTAAGATTTGGACAAGGTCTTAAGAGCTTCATCAACACTGTTGCTTTGGAGCAAGAATTGTTGAACATAATCATGAGCCTTAATTGTGTTCTATCTCGCGACCTCAAATTGTTTTTGAAGATCTCTCAATTCTTGCTctttatgtttttcatttttagataCTTCATCCAATTTAAAGTTAGCAAATTTAAGTCGAGACTTGTACTTATCGTAAGTTGCAAAGTAGCTTTTCTGCCTGCTCCGAGGTTGCCTTGGCCTAAAAGAGTTGGGAAACTATGGTATTAATGCTTTTCAAAAATCTATTGAGCATCATCCATTTGCTTACGtcattttattgaatgtgaGGAAAAATCAAGGAACTTAAAACTTCAAAGTTTCGTTTGGTGTTTGTATTGGGAATGACTTGAGTAATTAGAATATACATGTATTTCTTTAGGCTCCCAAAAGACTTCTTCAATTGGTCAAAAGAGATACTTGAAGAAGCATTGGTTGGAGGAGATTTGACAGCCGCGTCTCGCTTTTTGATATTTGTAGACACATCCTCAACAAGGTGGTCATGATCAACTTGTTGGAGAATAGGAATCTCCTAAGTTTAAAAACAAGAGTAGTGAACCATGAAATGAAATATAGttgtaaaaagaaagaagagaaaagagaatgGATGTTTATAGATACAAGGCTGGTGGCTGGTGTAAAGGttggaacaatttttttttgcatttgaaACCTTGATAGCACCTAAGGACATAGAGGATTGCACTGCATCATAAGATCCTTTAGTTGGGGCAATAACAACAAGATCGGCATCAATACCATCTCGAATTATTAATGCCTCGCAAATCCTCATTATACCCATCCACACTTTTGGCCCCAGAACTGGCCAAGTTTGAGACTTCTCTTTCTTGGATtgacttttctctcttttcttcttcctttctcttttcaagaCTAGGCTCTAATATTTTTgacttctcttctttttttctcaactcttcttgtttctttttctattcctcttctctcttctttttctctgcatctctcttttttcttcaacttCTCTACTTTTATTGTCATCTTCTCCCTTCTTGGCCTCAtcttcttttacttcatttcCTTTTCCTTGAGCTTCTTCATCACTTTCATTTCTTTTGGCAGTATTTTCCGTAGATTGATATTTAAATGCATCTCTCTATTCCACTACTTCTGATTATGGAACTTCTTCTTTTATACTCACTTAAGTTGCTATATTTTTATCATCTTCCTTAAATGTCTCTTCTCTATCAAAGATCCTTTatgctctctttttcttttttctattagACTTCATTGGTTCAAAGGAAGTCTCAAAACCATCAGTTTGTTTTCTTCTAACTAGTTGAATAGCCTGAGTTAGTGTTTCTTGGGGCATCTAAATCTTCTGAATTACCACTATTCTCAAACTTAGATGGAATATGAGGTGTTGAGGATTTCTTGGCTGCTATCTTCCTTGGCAGATTTCTCTTCTTAGTTGCTGACTTCCTTTGAGgatttcttctctcttcaaGTTGCTATGTCGAGCCTTCAATTTTGGATAACATAGGTTCTTGATCAGCTGGTTCTTCAATTACAttagtttcttcttcttaatcaatttatatGCTTTTGTCAAACACACCTTCATTTGCTTCTCTAGACTTTTTCAGCTCATGACTAGTTATCTTATCAAATACTACAATTTGcatgttttcttctcttttccaTTCTTTGCATACTGTCAGTTTTTCTACTCATGGCAGCTTAATGAATCTATTCTACAAGTAGCTTCACAGCTTCTTCCCCtatgttcttttcttcttcaatttctttctttttctaaacaatttctttatttataacTTTAGTTCCTCTACACTTTCCTTCTTGTTTTATTAGAGTCTTTCCTCTgcctttttcttcatttctcaaCTTGGTCCTTCAAACTAGTACTCTTATTAATTGGAAGAGTAGAGGTAACTGAGATGATTTCAACTTCATCAACATTACTTAATTTAGCAACCATTTTGATTGGTTCAGCCATAGCAAAGGCCATCTCAACTGGTTCTAAGTTTAAGAAATTTTGCCTTTtggaaagtttttattttttatagagcCAAGTATTTGGCTCTGGTTTTCTTTGATGGATGATTCAAAAATAATGGTgggcttctttctttttctaaagtAAGTTTTTTGCTGCAGCCTTTTTTCTTGGACTTGCTCTAACAAGAGTTGAAGAGACCTtaatagcttcttcttcttatgaTTCATCATAGTTAGACACTTGTAATAAAGATTTCTGCAATAATTTTCAGAGTTGAGGAATTTTAACATTGTTAAGAAAGTAAAAGGGATTAAAGATGCTACAGTTGACTTTATGAGAACAATGAGTTCAGACTATTCCATGAAAAGTTTCTCTGGATCATCATCAGGATCTAGAATAGCAACACCACCTAAACAAAATCAATCTAGAGGTCTAGTTTGATTGAAAGAAAAGAGGATTAATAAAGAAAGTAAGCTTACCAGAAAATTGATAAAGGAAGATTTTTGGACAATAGGAATTACGAGCTTTATTCAATCCCTTAGCATCATTGAATTAAGTGATTTAATTTGTATACCAAGTGGCAAAGTTGTCTGAATCatcataaattattttgtatggaacaaatttgaaatttcacaACTTAGAATTACTAGACTGCATCATATTAGGCAATTATTTGGCAATAGAGGAGGCACGAGCTTGCCATGAATCATTATTAGTCCAAAAAGGATGGCAATGAATTGCTTGAACAAATCCAAGTTGTcttaaa is a genomic window containing:
- the LOC142632179 gene encoding putative galactinol--sucrose galactosyltransferase 2, translating into MTITATPCVKDGCLMVRGKVVLTGVPENVAVSQVGSGDSAFLGATSTTSCSRHVFSLGVLEGGYKFLSLFRVKIWWMIPRVGKSGSEIPLETQMLLLEAREESALHDEISSDPNYSENTFYILFLPVLEGQFRTSLQGTPANELQFCVESGDVNVQTSQSLEAVFINSGDNPFELLKNSIKILEKQKGTFSHIENKKMPAHLDWFGWCTWDAFYTKVSPQGIKEGLQSFLEGGCLPKFLVIDDGWQETVNEFCKEGEPCIEGTQFASRLVDIKENNKFKSSGSDNTCIDLHDFIDSIKDKYGIKFVYVWHALAGYWGGVLPSSETMKKYNPKIAYPIQSPGNTGNLRDIVIDSLEKYGVGIIEPQKIFEFYNDLHSYLASCSVDGVKVDVQNLIETLGTGVGGRVSLTKCYQEALEQSIARNFKDNNLICCMSHNSDSIYSSKKSAVARASEDFTPREPTFQTLHIASVAFNSLLLGEIVVPDWDMFQSKHDTAEFHAAARAIGGCAVYVSDKPGKQDFKILRKLVLPDGSVLRARYAGRPSRDCLFIDPVMDRKSMLKIWNLNKLSGVIGVFNCQGAGSWPLKEVAQDICNATSTSSSISCHVSPHDVEFLEEVADESWNGDCAIYAFNSGSLTKLPRKGSLEVSLKTLTCELYTISPIRVFGNDLLFAPLGLLDMYNSGGAVEALNCTKDLSSCTIKIKGRGCGLFGAYSSTKPKCCMVNMKKEEFTYNVEDGLLTVKLQGECKLRDIEFVY